The Chroicocephalus ridibundus chromosome 2, bChrRid1.1, whole genome shotgun sequence genome includes a region encoding these proteins:
- the HHATL gene encoding protein-cysteine N-palmitoyltransferase HHAT-like protein yields the protein MGVKTMLPSYELGFYALAVTCAVVYSGSGIFEASRDSVNRKAFRDGIKPGWHYFGRKMDVADFEWVMWFTSFRNVIIFALSGHVLFGKICSMTVPQHRAVVYMLYGVFAVLGSMGLVYLMIILSHCLVLYSVALAKQKWLCYVAGLCCLASFKVEPFSSWQSGFVTGAFDLQDVLFYGGSSFTIMRCMSFALESSERKEGIYSIFDLLKYNFYLPFFFFGPVMTFDQFHAQVSTRELRRKDDEMRNIRVHAFFHVGAIIAVDIFFHFFYILTLPSDLKFMNRLSDWSLAGLAYSNLVYDWVKAAVMFGVINTIARLDHLDPPQPPKCITMLYVFAETHFDRGINDWLCKYVYDHIGENHDNIMKELVATIATFAVTTLWLGPCEIVYIWSVFNCFGLNFELWVQKFFQLEPFAKLEAKMSPAMSRRIRAVFGAANFWAIVLYNILALNSLEFALLVTKRLLLTGFPVSTLSIWFVTYCGVQLIKERERILAIKEETCDKAKVE from the exons ATGGGGGTCAAAACGATGCTCCCCAGCTACGAACTGGGGTTTTACGCTCTCGCCGTGACGTGTGCCGTGGTGTACAGCGGCAGCGGGATCTTCGAAGCATCCCGAG ACAGCGTGAACAGAAAGGCCTTTCGGGATGGCATAAAGCCGGGCTGGCACTACTTCGGCAGGAAGATG GACGTGGCCGATTTCGAGTGGGTGATGTGGTTCACCTCGTTCAGGAACGTCATCATCTTCGCCCTCTCGGGACATGTCCTCTTCGGCAAGATCTGCTCCATGACGGTGCCGCAG CACCGGGCTGTGGTGTACATGTTGTACGGGGTCTTCGCCGTGCTGGGCAGCATGGGGCTCGTCTACCTGATGATCATCCTCTCCCACTGCCTTGTCCTCTACTCCGTTGCGCTGGCCAAGCAGAAGTGGCTCTGCTATGTGGCCGGCCTTTGCTGTCTCGCCTCCTTCAAGGTGGAGCCCTTCAGCTCCTGGCAG AGTGGGTTTGTAACGGGAGCTTTTGATCTTCAAGATGTCCTCTTCTATGGAGGAAGCAGCTTCACCATCATGCGCTGCATGAGCTTTGCACTGGAGAGCTCTGAAAGAAAAGAGGGCATCTACTCCATCTTCGACCTCCTCAAGTACAACTTCTACCTCCCGTTCTTCTTCTTTGGGCCTGTCATGACGTTTGACCAGTTCCATGCCCAG GTGAGCACCCGAGAGCTGAGACGCAAAGATGACGAGATGAGGAATATCCGGGTCCATGCTTTCTTCCACGTGGGGGCTATCATTGCTGTGGACATCTTCTTCCACTTCTTCTACATCCTCACCCTTCCTTCTGACCTCAAGTTCATGAACCGCCTCTCAGACTGGTCCTTGG CTGGCTTGGCCTACTCCAACTTGGTGTACGACTGGGTGAAAGCTGCTGTCATGTTTGGGGTCATCAACACCATTGCCAGACTGGACCACTTGGACCCACCCCAGCCCCCGAAATGCATCACCATGCTTTACGTCTTTGCAGAAAC GCATTTTGACAGAGGGATTAATGACTGGCTGTGCAA GTATGTGTATGACCACATTGGAGAGAACCATGACAACATCATGAAGGAGCTCGTGGCCACCATCGCCACCTTTGCCGTCACCACCCTGTGGCTGGGTCCCTGTGAGATCGTTTACATCTGGTCTGTCTTCAACTGCTTTGGCCTCAACTTTGAGCTCTGGGTGCAGAAGTTCTTCCAGCTGGAGCCCTTTGCCAAACTGGAG GCCAAAATGTCACCAGCCATGTCTCGGCGGATTAGGGCAGTTTTCGGGGCGGCAAATTTCTGGGCCATTGTCCTCTACAACATCCTAGCCCTCAATAGCCTGGAATTTGCACTGCTGGTCACCAAGAGACTCCTTCTGACAG GTTTCCCTGTCAGCACCTTGTCCATCTGGTTTGTCACATACTGCGGAGTGCAGCTGATCAAAGAGCGTGAGCGCATCCTGGCCATCAAGGAGGAGACGTGTGACAAAGCAAAGGTGGAGTAG